Sequence from the Microplitis demolitor isolate Queensland-Clemson2020A chromosome 7, iyMicDemo2.1a, whole genome shotgun sequence genome:
ttttttttaacaattgtttATATGACAAGCAATAACAATGGACgtaaagaaaacaaaacaatttttttttcttctcttccCTTGTGATCCTTCATTTCTTCCTTCCTTCCTTCTCGTGATGTTTTCGCTATCTCATAATCTCTTCTTGTGTATATTtgggaatgttttttttatatttatttaatatattaacgAGTAGCGATGAAGTAGCGGTAAACGACGGTTGCAAGAATCCCCAAAGCGACAGGAATGAGCCATGAACTCCAGGAGCCACTGGAATTTCCAATCACATCAGCATGCAGCAGCGACTATTTACATCGTATagtatatatgattttaaaaataattaataattaaataaataaatatattgatgagTAAGAACAGCATGAACCATTTGAAGTGTCTCCTTGTTAAACGGATGTAGAactttgttaaataattgtattaatatttatgtaattatgcAATGATAATTTCTGTAAGCATTAATGAGATAagataacaaatataaatacctAGGTTCATCACTATCACCATTACTTGCCcagttactattttttttcttatcgtATGATGTATCTCTTTCCTCCTAGAATTATTGAATAGAATATTAAtgagttattaaattatttaattgtagcTTTAATTCAGTACCAATGGCCAGCTCTCTATTGGTATCTAGTTTCcgcataaatttaattatttaatgtaatatttgcatgcatatttttaaataatttttaaaaataatgtaaagtttatttgtaaaaacttatagtgatttaaatatttatgacttaaagattttgaaaaaacagtTGGAAAATGCAAACGTGTAAAACTCACTTGCTTATTCAAAAAGTTATCGATAGAAAACGCTCTTATatgcaaaaaagtttttttaaaaaatgatgaaaaaaaatggcaattaattttaattttctacatgtgcatatttttagatgttgttttttcaattaaattaaaaaaaaaaaattctaatattgTTGTCTGCTATtttcaggatcataatttttttcatgaatttccgggttcaagtttttttattaatttttattaaaccaaaaaattctGAATGATTTTCCAAAGGGttccttaattaaaaaattcatgtgtaataaaaaataaagtagataaatctgtgtattttttaagttattgtgTTTACTAACATCCATACATACTGATGGACatcatgatactgaagttacctgacgtctaataatatttttattttttttaaaagataagttataaaaaaaaaatatttgaaaaaattgcacttgtagttttttaaatttttttatgtgcatacttttatttttgattttttttaattgatgtgttgtaaaaaaaaaccgaaaattatCTGTTAGCCGAACGGATCTCATTGCTTCGCAATAGAGTTAtgcaaaattcaaataaataattaaataaaattaaacgtcAATActtgagtaattttaaaaatttaagaaaaaaattttagagcggtaatttcaaataaactgGGCAATGGTCACTGTATCCTATTAGATACAAGTTACTGATAAAATACCTCGTTTAGTTCTCCGACTTTGTAGGGTTCCATCATTTGTCTAGCATCGCTTGAATGACCTACGTCTTCGAAAGGTTCTGTAGCATCTTTACCTGCTTGTTCAAGTAAAACCTCTTCCCCTCCAGGGTGctgtaataaaatgaatagaaaGAAATAATGCTACGTCATCAAATACGACTATTTAAACTTTATCTA
This genomic interval carries:
- the LOC103571108 gene encoding cytochrome b5 isoform X1, with the translated sequence METPASTSTTKFYTRAEVAKHNDSKSTWFIIHNSIYDVSKFLNEHPGGEEVLLEQAGKDATEPFEDVGHSSDARQMMEPYKVGELNEEERDTSYDKKKNSNWASNGDSDEPSGSWSSWLIPVALGILATVVYRYFIATR
- the LOC103571108 gene encoding cytochrome b5 isoform X2, whose translation is METPASTSTTKFYTRAEVAKHNDSKSTWFIIHNSIYDVSKFLNEHPGGEEVLLEQAGKDATEPFEDVGHSSDARQMMEPYKVGELNEEERDTSYDKKKNSNWASNGDSDEPSRCCMLM